The following are encoded in a window of Amycolatopsis solani genomic DNA:
- the smc gene encoding chromosome segregation protein SMC: MHLKSLTLKGFKSFASATTLRFEPGITCVVGPNGSGKSNVLDALRWVMGTQGAKDLRGGKMEDVIFAGTAGRAPLGRAEVTLTIDNADGALPIEYSEVSITRRMFRDGASEYEINGDRCRLMDVQELLSDSGIGREMHVIVGQGQLSAILESKPEERRAFIEEAAGVLKHRKRKEQTLRKLANMQGNLDRLGDLTTELRRQLKPLGKQAEIARKAQSVQSELRDSRLRLLADDLVTQRDAIAREEADERTARQRRAEVEQHLEIVSAEEAELEASLAEDAPLLQTAQETWYKLSALAERLRGTVRLAVERQRHLSADVSTSTGGRDPEELLEEAERVAEQEEELNEAVMEARELLAETVLRREDLEQRVQAAERAHWAAVRAIADRREGMAKLTGQVEALRSKNGATSDEIDRLSVSLEEAAERAEIAVEELEMAKAEGGVEESDDAGLMDRHDRAVEANNAAKARVEELVKAERAAEREIASDKARVEALSMGLKRKDGAGALLGASHELPGLLGSVAALLTVEPGHEVALAAALGPVADAVAVTGGEDALRALKYLKDTDSGRAGILLGGPESTVDTYSWPSLPEGARWAREVVSAPAQLRPAVEEALDKLALVRDLDAARRLVAVHPEVRAVTAEGDVFGARWAIGGSGKRESVIEVQAAVDEAAERLRLAERSLERYAAELEGARAEQQARREEVSQAKDALGEAKVRKARSSERLNRMQQAARQAQAEVERLSGQRAKVEQSRVQALAQLAELEERLAAVAEQPVEDDPDTAERDAAVEELAVVRQQEMEARLAQRTAEERARSIAGKAEGLRRAAHAEQQARERAERAAAARKRGAEIANAVVNGGELALERIEHSVQRAATERDQVQARRQSREQALTGVRAKVRELTGELEKLTDAVHRDEVLRAEQRLRLETLEAKIAEDFGIGLTDLVQEYGPDVPVPPSAGEMAEYEAAKDRGEDVTPPPPMPYDRDTQARRAKRAEKDLSLLGKVNPLALEEFAALEERYKFLSTQLEDLKDTRKDLEAVIKQVDEKILEVFAGAYADVAREFETVFSVLFPGGEGRMVLTQPDDLLSTGVDVEARPPGKKVKRLSLLSGGEKSLVAVGMLVAIFRARPSPFYVMDEVEAALDDTNMRRLIGLLEQLRDSSQLIIITHQKPTMEIADALYGVSMQGDGITKVISQRLRTAEEEPVPAG, from the coding sequence GTGCACCTGAAAAGCTTGACGCTGAAGGGCTTCAAGTCCTTCGCCTCGGCCACCACGCTGCGCTTCGAGCCCGGGATCACCTGCGTGGTCGGGCCGAACGGCTCCGGCAAGTCGAACGTGCTGGACGCGCTGCGCTGGGTCATGGGCACCCAGGGCGCCAAGGACCTGCGCGGCGGCAAGATGGAGGACGTCATCTTCGCCGGCACCGCGGGCCGCGCCCCGCTCGGCCGCGCCGAGGTCACCCTCACCATCGACAACGCCGACGGCGCGCTCCCCATCGAGTACTCCGAGGTGTCGATCACCCGCCGGATGTTCCGCGACGGCGCGAGCGAGTACGAGATCAACGGCGACCGCTGCCGCCTGATGGACGTCCAGGAGCTGCTCTCGGACTCCGGCATCGGCCGCGAAATGCACGTCATCGTCGGGCAGGGCCAGCTCTCGGCGATCCTCGAGTCCAAGCCCGAAGAGCGCCGCGCCTTCATCGAAGAGGCCGCCGGCGTCCTCAAGCACCGCAAGCGCAAGGAACAGACCCTGCGCAAGCTGGCCAACATGCAGGGCAACCTCGACCGCCTCGGCGACCTGACGACCGAGCTGCGCCGCCAGCTCAAGCCGCTGGGCAAGCAGGCCGAGATCGCCCGCAAGGCCCAGTCGGTCCAGTCCGAGCTGCGCGACTCCCGCCTGCGCCTGCTCGCCGACGACCTGGTCACCCAGCGTGACGCGATCGCGCGCGAGGAGGCCGACGAGCGCACCGCCCGCCAGCGCCGTGCCGAGGTCGAGCAGCACCTCGAGATCGTCTCCGCCGAAGAAGCCGAGCTGGAGGCCTCGCTCGCCGAGGACGCTCCGCTCCTGCAGACCGCCCAGGAGACCTGGTACAAGCTCTCCGCGCTGGCCGAGCGCCTCCGCGGCACCGTCCGCCTCGCCGTCGAGCGGCAGCGGCACCTCTCCGCCGACGTCTCGACGTCGACCGGCGGCCGCGACCCCGAGGAGCTCCTCGAAGAGGCCGAGCGCGTCGCCGAGCAGGAAGAGGAGCTCAACGAGGCCGTCATGGAGGCCCGGGAGCTGCTCGCCGAGACGGTGCTGCGCCGCGAAGACCTCGAACAGCGCGTCCAGGCCGCCGAGCGCGCGCACTGGGCCGCCGTCCGCGCCATCGCCGACCGCCGCGAGGGCATGGCCAAGCTGACCGGCCAGGTCGAGGCGCTGCGCAGCAAGAACGGCGCCACCTCCGACGAGATCGACCGCCTCAGCGTCTCCCTCGAAGAGGCCGCCGAGCGCGCCGAGATCGCCGTCGAAGAACTCGAAATGGCCAAGGCCGAGGGCGGTGTCGAAGAGTCCGACGACGCCGGCCTGATGGACCGCCACGACCGGGCGGTCGAGGCCAACAACGCGGCCAAGGCGCGCGTCGAAGAGCTGGTCAAGGCCGAACGCGCGGCCGAGCGCGAGATCGCGTCCGACAAGGCACGCGTCGAGGCGCTCTCGATGGGCCTCAAGCGCAAGGACGGCGCGGGCGCGCTGCTCGGCGCGTCCCACGAGCTGCCGGGCCTGCTCGGCTCGGTCGCCGCGCTGCTCACCGTCGAGCCCGGCCACGAGGTGGCGCTGGCCGCGGCGCTCGGCCCGGTGGCCGACGCGGTCGCCGTCACCGGCGGCGAAGACGCCCTGCGCGCCCTGAAGTACCTGAAGGACACCGACTCCGGCCGCGCGGGCATCCTGCTCGGTGGTCCCGAGTCCACTGTGGACACGTACTCGTGGCCGTCGCTGCCGGAAGGCGCGCGGTGGGCCCGCGAAGTCGTCTCGGCGCCCGCGCAGCTGCGCCCCGCCGTCGAAGAGGCCCTCGACAAGCTCGCCCTGGTCCGCGACCTCGACGCCGCCCGCCGGCTGGTGGCGGTGCACCCGGAGGTCCGCGCGGTCACCGCCGAGGGCGACGTCTTCGGCGCCCGCTGGGCGATCGGCGGCTCCGGCAAGCGCGAGAGCGTCATCGAGGTCCAGGCCGCCGTCGACGAGGCGGCGGAGCGCCTGCGCCTGGCCGAGCGCTCCCTGGAGCGCTACGCGGCCGAGCTGGAAGGCGCCCGCGCCGAGCAGCAGGCCCGCCGCGAAGAGGTCTCGCAGGCCAAGGACGCGCTCGGCGAGGCGAAGGTCCGCAAGGCCCGCTCGTCGGAGCGGCTCAACCGGATGCAGCAGGCCGCCCGCCAGGCCCAGGCCGAGGTCGAGCGGCTCTCCGGGCAGCGCGCGAAGGTCGAGCAGAGCCGCGTCCAGGCGCTGGCCCAGCTCGCCGAGCTGGAGGAACGGCTCGCCGCCGTCGCCGAGCAGCCCGTCGAGGACGACCCGGACACCGCCGAGCGCGACGCCGCCGTCGAGGAGCTGGCCGTCGTCCGACAGCAGGAGATGGAGGCGCGGCTCGCGCAGCGCACCGCCGAAGAGCGGGCGCGCAGCATCGCGGGCAAGGCCGAGGGGCTCCGCCGCGCCGCGCACGCCGAGCAGCAAGCCCGTGAACGCGCCGAGCGCGCGGCCGCGGCCCGCAAGCGCGGCGCCGAGATCGCCAACGCCGTCGTCAACGGCGGCGAGCTGGCGCTGGAGCGCATCGAGCACTCCGTCCAGCGCGCGGCCACCGAACGCGACCAGGTCCAGGCCCGCCGCCAGAGCCGCGAGCAGGCGCTGACCGGCGTCCGCGCCAAGGTCCGCGAGCTGACCGGCGAGCTGGAGAAGCTGACCGACGCCGTCCACCGCGACGAGGTCCTGCGCGCCGAGCAGCGGCTGCGCCTGGAGACCCTCGAAGCGAAGATCGCCGAGGACTTCGGCATCGGCCTCACGGACCTCGTCCAGGAGTACGGTCCGGACGTCCCGGTCCCGCCGAGCGCCGGCGAGATGGCCGAGTACGAAGCGGCCAAGGACCGCGGCGAGGACGTCACCCCGCCGCCGCCGATGCCGTACGACCGCGACACCCAGGCCCGTCGCGCCAAGCGCGCCGAGAAGGACCTTTCCCTGCTGGGCAAGGTGAACCCGCTCGCGCTGGAGGAGTTCGCGGCGCTGGAGGAGCGGTACAAGTTCCTCTCCACGCAGCTGGAAGACCTCAAGGACACCCGCAAGGACCTCGAAGCCGTCATCAAGCAGGTCGACGAGAAGATCCTCGAGGTCTTCGCCGGCGCCTACGCGGACGTTGCTCGCGAGTTCGAGACGGTGTTCAGCGTGCTGTTCCCGGGTGGCGAGGGCCGGATGGTCCTCACCCAGCCGGACGACCTGCTCAGCACCGGCGTCGACGTCGAAGCCCGCCCGCCGGGCAAGAAGGTCAAGCGGCTGTCGCTGCTGTCCGGTGGCGAGAAGTCGCTGGTCGCGGTCGGCATGCTGGTCGCGATCTTCCGCGCCCGCCCCTCGCCCTTCTACGTGATGGACGAGGTCGAGGCGGCGCTCGACGACACCAACATGCGCCGCCTGATCGGCCTGCTGGAGCAGCTGCGCGACTCGTCGCAGCTGATCATCATCACCCACCAGAAGCCGACGATGGAGATCGCCGACGCGCTCTACGGCGTCAGCATGCAGGGCGACGGCATCACGAAGGTGATCTCCCAGCGCCTGCGCACGGCGGAGGAAGAGCCTGTCCCGGCCGGCTGA
- a CDS encoding acylphosphatase, with translation MSEQETNTRLTAWVRGRVQGVGFRWWTRSRALELGLVGSASNLADGRVEVVAEGSRDHCERLLTALRSGESPGSVEHVAERWSDPKGGLDGFVER, from the coding sequence GTGAGTGAGCAAGAAACGAACACCCGGCTGACGGCGTGGGTGCGAGGCCGGGTCCAGGGTGTCGGTTTCCGCTGGTGGACGCGCAGCCGTGCGCTCGAACTCGGGCTGGTCGGGAGCGCGAGCAACCTGGCCGACGGCCGTGTCGAGGTCGTAGCGGAGGGTAGTCGTGACCACTGTGAGCGGCTGCTGACGGCGCTGCGGTCGGGAGAATCACCCGGAAGTGTGGAGCACGTCGCCGAGCGCTGGTCTGACCCGAAAGGGGGACTGGACGGCTTCGTCGAGCGGTGA
- a CDS encoding sensor histidine kinase, whose amino-acid sequence MTTAKKPRRGELRIYLGAAPGVGKTFAMLGEARRRADRGTDVVVGLVETHGREKTAVLLDGLEIVPRRHAEHRGRAFDEMDVDAILARAPEVAVVDELAHTNVPGSRNAKRWQDVEELLAAGIDVLSTVNVQHLQSLNDVVERITGVTQQETVPDEVVRRAEQLELVDITPEALRRRLAHGNVYPAERIDAALGNYFRPGNLTALRELALLWVADQVDVALQRYRAEQRITDTWEARERVVVSITGGAESETLIRRASRIATRAGAELQVLHILRGDGLSGIGPTAMARCRTLAEEVGATFHTVVGDDVPAALLDFARGVNATQLVIGTSRRSRVARLFDEGIGASVVRRSGPIDVHMVTHSEAGGRLRARLGASPLGFSRLVAGWVLSVVLPVLVTLVGVAVPSGLDFATDVISYVLATVVVALVGGLGPALVAAVLGAGLLNFFFTPPLYTLNVHTPQNLVTLIAMVVVAVLVALVVDQAARRATQAARARTEAALLASYARTVLTHANPIERLLEKVRENFGLTSVTLLEKQEGAWQGVAAAGERPCADPDEADVDIAVTADVHLTLRGRALPAADRRVLEAVAGQALLALRQQRTAAAAARAERKAEATELRTTLLSAVGHDLRTPLTSIKASIGSLRAPDLRLSEEDTAELMEAIELSADRLAGLIDNLLDSSRLATGAVRPHLRPVGYDEVVAHALSNVDDSDDVLVAVDDQLPAVLADPGLLERVVANVLDNALRHGGAPVSARASAHSGQVELRIVDHGKGLRKGVAASAFAPFQRLGGDRDTTPGVGLGLSVAKGFTEAMGGTIRAEDTPGGGLTIVVSLPAFSVEFEEEGVR is encoded by the coding sequence GTGACCACCGCAAAGAAGCCGCGCCGGGGGGAGCTGAGGATCTACCTCGGCGCGGCTCCGGGCGTCGGCAAGACCTTCGCCATGCTCGGCGAAGCGCGCCGGCGCGCCGACCGCGGCACCGACGTCGTCGTCGGGCTGGTGGAGACCCACGGCCGCGAGAAGACCGCGGTGCTCCTGGACGGCCTTGAGATCGTCCCGCGGCGGCACGCCGAACACCGCGGCCGCGCGTTCGACGAGATGGACGTCGACGCGATCCTCGCGCGGGCCCCGGAAGTCGCCGTCGTCGACGAGCTGGCGCACACCAACGTTCCGGGGTCGCGCAACGCCAAGCGCTGGCAGGACGTCGAGGAGCTGCTGGCGGCCGGCATCGACGTGCTGTCCACGGTCAACGTGCAGCACCTGCAGAGCCTCAACGACGTCGTCGAGCGGATCACCGGCGTCACGCAGCAGGAGACCGTGCCGGACGAGGTCGTCCGCCGCGCCGAACAGCTCGAGCTGGTCGACATCACGCCGGAGGCGCTGCGGCGCCGGCTTGCGCACGGCAACGTCTACCCGGCCGAGCGGATCGACGCCGCGCTCGGCAACTACTTCCGCCCGGGCAACCTGACCGCGCTGCGCGAACTCGCGCTGCTCTGGGTCGCCGACCAGGTCGACGTCGCCCTCCAGCGCTACCGCGCCGAGCAGCGCATCACCGACACCTGGGAGGCGCGCGAACGCGTCGTCGTCTCGATCACCGGGGGCGCGGAGAGCGAGACGCTCATCCGCCGCGCCAGCCGGATCGCCACCCGGGCCGGCGCCGAGCTGCAGGTGCTGCACATCCTGCGCGGCGACGGCCTGTCCGGCATCGGGCCCACCGCGATGGCCCGCTGCCGCACCCTGGCCGAGGAGGTGGGCGCGACCTTCCACACCGTCGTCGGCGACGACGTCCCGGCCGCGCTGCTGGACTTCGCCCGCGGCGTCAACGCGACCCAGCTCGTCATCGGCACCTCGCGGCGCTCCCGCGTGGCCCGCTTGTTCGACGAGGGCATCGGCGCTTCGGTGGTCCGCCGGTCGGGGCCGATCGACGTGCACATGGTCACCCACTCCGAAGCGGGCGGGCGGCTGCGGGCCCGGCTGGGCGCGAGCCCGCTGGGGTTCTCGCGGCTGGTCGCGGGCTGGGTGCTGAGCGTCGTGCTGCCGGTGCTGGTCACCCTGGTCGGCGTCGCCGTGCCGAGCGGCCTCGACTTCGCCACCGACGTCATCTCCTACGTGCTGGCCACCGTCGTCGTGGCGCTGGTCGGCGGCCTCGGCCCGGCGCTGGTCGCGGCCGTGCTCGGGGCCGGGCTGCTCAACTTCTTCTTCACGCCGCCGCTGTACACGCTCAACGTGCACACGCCGCAGAACCTCGTGACGCTGATCGCGATGGTCGTGGTCGCGGTGCTCGTCGCGCTGGTCGTCGACCAGGCCGCCCGCCGGGCCACGCAGGCGGCGCGGGCGCGGACGGAAGCGGCGCTGCTGGCCTCCTACGCCCGGACCGTGCTGACCCACGCGAACCCGATCGAGCGGCTGCTGGAGAAGGTCCGGGAGAACTTCGGGCTGACGTCGGTGACGCTGCTGGAGAAGCAGGAAGGCGCGTGGCAGGGCGTGGCGGCCGCCGGGGAGCGGCCGTGCGCGGACCCGGACGAGGCCGACGTCGACATCGCCGTCACCGCCGACGTCCACCTGACCCTGCGCGGGCGCGCGCTGCCGGCGGCCGACCGGCGGGTGCTGGAAGCCGTGGCGGGGCAGGCGTTGCTCGCGTTGCGCCAGCAGCGCACGGCGGCCGCGGCGGCGCGCGCCGAGCGCAAGGCGGAGGCGACCGAGCTGCGCACGACGTTGCTGTCGGCCGTCGGGCACGACCTGCGGACGCCGCTGACGTCGATCAAGGCGTCCATCGGCAGCCTGCGCGCGCCCGACCTCCGGCTGTCCGAAGAGGACACCGCCGAGCTGATGGAGGCCATCGAGCTGTCCGCCGACCGGCTCGCCGGCCTGATCGACAACCTGCTGGACTCCTCGCGCCTGGCCACTGGCGCGGTGCGACCGCACCTGCGTCCGGTGGGGTACGACGAGGTCGTCGCGCATGCGCTGTCCAATGTGGACGATTCGGACGACGTGCTGGTGGCGGTGGACGACCAGCTGCCCGCGGTGCTGGCCGACCCCGGCCTGCTGGAACGGGTCGTGGCGAACGTGCTGGACAACGCGCTCCGGCACGGCGGCGCACCGGTGTCCGCACGGGCTTCGGCCCACTCCGGCCAGGTGGAGCTGCGGATCGTCGACCACGGCAAGGGCCTGCGCAAGGGCGTGGCGGCCTCGGCGTTCGCCCCGTTCCAGCGCCTGGGCGGCGACCGCGACACGACCCCGGGCGTCGGGCTCGGGCTGTCGGTGGCGAAGGGCTTCACCGAGGCGATGGGCGGCACGATCCGCGCCGAGGACACCCCGGGCGGCGGGCTCACGATCGTGGTTTCCCTGCCCGCGTTCAGCGTCGAGTTCGAAGAAGAGGGGGTGCGATGA
- a CDS encoding potassium-transporting ATPase subunit C codes for MNTLVKQTWAGLRVLLVMTVLLGILYPLAVWAIARIPGLEGNAEGSLVTQNGQAVGSSLIGVDPVPADPAKDPWFHNRPSALAKDALGPGDPSTSGASNKGPYNEDLVKTIQERRAAIAQREGVSPDQVPPDAVTASGSGLDPAISVAYADLQIARVARNTGLPVDRVKQLVDQNTSGAGIGVPGVDVLPLNLAVRAAAGGAH; via the coding sequence GTGAACACGCTCGTCAAGCAGACGTGGGCCGGGCTTCGCGTCCTGCTCGTCATGACGGTCCTGCTCGGGATCCTCTACCCACTGGCGGTGTGGGCGATCGCCCGCATCCCGGGCCTGGAAGGCAACGCCGAAGGGTCGCTCGTCACGCAGAACGGCCAGGCCGTCGGGTCGTCGCTCATCGGCGTCGACCCGGTGCCCGCCGACCCGGCGAAGGACCCGTGGTTCCACAACCGGCCCTCGGCGCTGGCGAAGGACGCGCTCGGCCCCGGCGACCCGTCGACGTCCGGCGCGTCCAACAAGGGCCCGTACAACGAAGATCTGGTGAAGACGATCCAGGAGCGGCGGGCGGCCATCGCCCAGCGCGAAGGCGTGTCACCCGACCAGGTACCGCCGGACGCCGTGACCGCGTCGGGCTCCGGCCTGGACCCGGCGATCAGCGTCGCCTACGCCGACCTCCAGATCGCCCGCGTCGCCCGGAACACCGGGCTCCCGGTGGACCGGGTGAAGCAGCTCGTCGACCAGAACACGAGCGGGGCGGGGATCGGCGTCCCGGGCGTCGATGTGCTCCCGCTCAACTTGGCCGTGCGAGCCGCGGCCGGAGGGGCACACTGA
- the kdpB gene encoding potassium-transporting ATPase subunit KdpB yields MTVTEERPQVTPPSETTSKVGAGVFSPRQLWTSLPDAFRKLNPKHQLGNPVMFVVWVGSALTTVFAITDPSVFTILIAVWLWFTVLFANLAEAVAEGRGKAQAESLRRSKKETVARRLTATGSEEQVPGVELKIGDRVVVEAGQVIPGDGDVVEGIATVDESAITGESAPVIRESGGDRSAVTGGTTVLSDRIVVKITTKPGESFVDRMIALVEGASRQKTPNEIALTILLSTLTIIFLLAVVALQPMARYSGSEQSVIVLTALLVCLIPTTIGALLSAIGIAGMDRLVQRNVLATSGRAVEAAGDVSTLLLDKTGTITFGNRRATELIPVGSSTADELARAARLASLADETPEGRSVVELTADYAAQDEHGEFVPFTAQTRMSGLDIGDRRIRKGAASAVRAWVRDNGGEFPDETERVVDEISAQGGTPLVVAENTVVRGVIRLSDVVKPGMKERFEELRAMGIKTVMITGDNPLTARAIAADAGVDDFLAEAKPEDKMALIKKEQEGGRLVAMTGDGTNDAPALAQADVGVAMNTGTSAAKEAGNMVDLDSDPTKLIEIVEIGKQLLITRGALTTFSVANDLAKYFAILPAMFTGIYAQLGGLNIMHLATPKSAILSAVIFNALIIVVLIPLALRGVRYKPSSASALLRRNLLVYGLGGIVSPFLGIWLIDLLVRLIPGIG; encoded by the coding sequence ATGACCGTCACCGAAGAACGACCCCAGGTGACTCCCCCCTCGGAAACCACGAGCAAGGTCGGCGCCGGGGTGTTCAGCCCGCGCCAGCTCTGGACGTCGCTGCCGGACGCCTTCCGGAAGCTCAACCCGAAGCACCAGCTCGGCAACCCGGTGATGTTCGTGGTGTGGGTGGGATCCGCGCTCACCACGGTCTTCGCGATCACCGACCCGAGCGTGTTCACCATCCTGATCGCCGTCTGGCTGTGGTTCACGGTGCTCTTCGCGAACCTCGCCGAAGCCGTCGCCGAAGGCCGCGGCAAGGCGCAGGCGGAATCCCTGCGGCGGTCGAAGAAGGAGACCGTCGCCCGCCGGCTCACCGCGACCGGCTCGGAAGAGCAGGTGCCCGGGGTCGAGCTGAAGATCGGCGACCGGGTCGTCGTCGAGGCGGGCCAGGTGATCCCGGGTGACGGCGACGTCGTCGAGGGCATCGCGACCGTCGACGAGTCGGCCATCACCGGCGAGTCCGCCCCGGTCATCCGCGAATCGGGCGGTGACCGCAGCGCTGTCACCGGCGGTACGACGGTGCTGAGCGACCGCATCGTCGTGAAGATCACCACGAAACCGGGCGAGTCCTTCGTGGACCGCATGATCGCGTTGGTGGAAGGCGCTTCGCGGCAGAAGACGCCCAACGAGATCGCGCTGACGATCCTGCTTTCGACGCTGACGATCATCTTCCTGCTCGCCGTCGTCGCGCTGCAGCCGATGGCCCGCTACTCCGGGTCCGAGCAGTCGGTGATCGTGCTGACCGCGCTGCTCGTCTGCCTGATCCCGACGACGATCGGCGCGCTGCTGAGCGCCATCGGCATCGCGGGCATGGACCGCCTGGTGCAGCGCAACGTCCTGGCGACGTCGGGCCGCGCGGTCGAGGCCGCGGGTGACGTCTCGACGCTGCTGCTCGACAAGACCGGCACCATCACCTTCGGCAACCGGCGGGCCACCGAGCTGATCCCGGTCGGCTCGTCCACCGCGGACGAACTCGCGCGGGCCGCCCGGCTGGCCAGCCTCGCCGACGAGACCCCCGAAGGCCGCAGTGTCGTCGAGCTGACCGCGGACTACGCGGCCCAGGACGAGCACGGCGAATTCGTCCCCTTCACCGCGCAGACCCGGATGTCGGGCCTCGACATCGGCGACCGGCGAATCCGGAAGGGCGCGGCCAGCGCCGTGCGTGCCTGGGTGCGCGACAACGGCGGCGAGTTCCCCGACGAGACCGAGCGCGTGGTCGACGAGATCAGCGCCCAGGGCGGGACCCCGCTGGTCGTCGCCGAGAACACCGTGGTGCGCGGCGTGATCCGGCTGTCCGACGTCGTCAAGCCGGGCATGAAGGAGCGCTTCGAAGAGCTGCGGGCGATGGGCATCAAGACGGTGATGATCACCGGCGACAACCCGCTCACCGCCCGGGCCATCGCCGCGGACGCCGGCGTCGACGACTTCCTCGCCGAGGCCAAGCCCGAAGACAAGATGGCGCTCATCAAGAAGGAGCAGGAAGGTGGCCGGCTGGTCGCGATGACCGGCGACGGCACCAACGACGCCCCCGCGCTCGCGCAGGCCGACGTCGGCGTCGCGATGAACACCGGCACCTCGGCCGCCAAGGAAGCCGGGAACATGGTCGACCTCGACAGCGACCCCACGAAGCTGATCGAGATCGTCGAGATCGGCAAGCAGCTGCTGATCACCCGCGGCGCGCTGACCACGTTCAGCGTCGCCAACGACCTGGCCAAGTACTTCGCCATCCTGCCCGCGATGTTCACCGGCATCTACGCCCAGCTGGGCGGGCTGAACATCATGCACCTGGCCACCCCGAAGTCGGCGATCCTCTCCGCCGTCATCTTCAACGCGCTGATCATCGTCGTGCTCATCCCGCTGGCCCTGCGCGGCGTGCGGTACAAGCCGTCATCGGCGTCGGCGCTGCTGCGCCGCAACCTGCTCGTCTACGGCCTCGGCGGGATCGTCAGCCCCTTCCTCGGGATCTGGCTGATCGACCTGCTCGTGCGCCTCATCCCTGGAATCGGGTGA
- the kdpA gene encoding potassium-transporting ATPase subunit KdpA — MSDTTAGLIQLGLLLAALAAVYKPLGDYLARVFSTEKHSKLEKGLYRLFRVNPDSEQRWPTYAAGVLGFSFVSVVLLYLLQRLQPLLPWNLGRGSVSPGVAFNTAISFVTNTNWQSYVPETTMGHFVQMAGLTVQNFLSAGVGLAVAIAVTRGFVRAKTDRLGNFWVDLTRGTVRVLLPMAFVFALVLVALGVVQSLKAGVAVTNPDGSRSTIALAPAASQEAIKELGTNGGGILNANSAHPFENPNAWSNLIELFLILVLPVSLTRAFGKLVGKPKQGYVLLGVMTLLWAASLAIIWFSEAYANNPAAQAAGASMEGKEQRFGIGLTSIFADTTTGTSTGAINGAHDSLSGLGGGGPLLNMLYGEISPGGVGTGLYGILVMAIIAMFLAGLMVGRTPEYLGKKLGRREVTCAAIAMLAMPTVVLLGSGIALLLPDTAGALGNGGAHGLSEILYGYASTGNNNGSAFGGLTATNDWFQSSFGVAMAIGRFIPIVAVLCLAGSLAAQRKVPETAGTLPTTGPLFATMLTGTVVLVAALTFIPALALGPIAEALA; from the coding sequence ATGTCCGACACCACGGCCGGGCTCATCCAGCTCGGCCTGCTCCTCGCCGCCCTCGCCGCGGTCTACAAACCGCTCGGCGACTACCTGGCGCGCGTCTTCTCCACCGAGAAGCACTCGAAGCTCGAGAAGGGCCTCTACCGGCTCTTCCGGGTCAACCCCGACTCCGAACAGCGCTGGCCGACCTACGCCGCCGGCGTGCTCGGCTTCTCGTTCGTCTCGGTCGTCCTGCTCTACCTGCTGCAACGGCTCCAGCCGCTCCTGCCGTGGAACCTCGGCCGCGGCTCGGTGAGCCCCGGCGTCGCGTTCAACACGGCGATCTCCTTCGTCACCAACACGAACTGGCAGTCCTACGTCCCCGAGACGACGATGGGCCACTTCGTGCAGATGGCCGGGCTCACCGTGCAGAACTTCCTCTCCGCCGGCGTCGGCCTGGCCGTGGCGATCGCGGTCACCCGCGGGTTCGTCCGCGCGAAGACCGACCGCCTCGGCAACTTCTGGGTGGACCTCACGCGCGGCACGGTCCGCGTGCTGCTGCCGATGGCGTTCGTGTTCGCGCTCGTGCTGGTCGCGCTCGGGGTCGTGCAGAGCCTCAAGGCCGGCGTCGCCGTCACCAACCCGGACGGCAGCCGGAGCACCATCGCCCTCGCCCCGGCCGCGAGCCAGGAAGCGATCAAGGAACTGGGCACCAACGGCGGTGGCATCCTCAACGCCAACTCCGCGCACCCGTTCGAGAACCCCAACGCCTGGTCGAACCTGATCGAGCTGTTCCTGATCCTGGTGCTCCCGGTCAGCCTGACCCGCGCGTTCGGCAAGCTCGTCGGCAAGCCCAAGCAGGGGTACGTGCTGCTCGGCGTGATGACCCTGCTCTGGGCGGCCTCGCTGGCGATCATCTGGTTCTCCGAGGCGTACGCGAACAACCCGGCCGCGCAGGCCGCGGGCGCCAGCATGGAGGGCAAGGAACAGCGGTTCGGCATCGGCCTGACATCGATCTTCGCCGACACCACGACCGGCACGTCCACCGGCGCGATCAACGGCGCTCACGACAGCCTTTCCGGGCTCGGCGGCGGGGGACCGCTGCTGAACATGCTCTACGGCGAGATCTCGCCGGGCGGCGTCGGCACCGGGCTCTACGGGATCCTGGTCATGGCGATCATCGCGATGTTCCTGGCCGGCCTGATGGTCGGGCGCACCCCGGAGTACCTGGGCAAGAAGCTCGGCCGCCGCGAGGTCACCTGCGCCGCGATCGCCATGCTCGCGATGCCGACCGTAGTGCTCCTCGGCTCCGGGATCGCCCTGCTGCTCCCGGACACGGCGGGCGCGCTCGGCAACGGCGGCGCGCACGGGCTGTCCGAAATCCTCTACGGCTACGCCTCCACCGGCAACAACAACGGCAGCGCGTTCGGCGGCCTGACCGCGACGAACGACTGGTTCCAGTCCTCGTTCGGCGTCGCCATGGCGATCGGCCGGTTCATCCCGATCGTCGCCGTGCTCTGCCTGGCCGGTTCCCTGGCCGCGCAGCGCAAGGTGCCCGAAACCGCGGGCACGCTGCCCACCACCGGCCCGCTGTTCGCCACCATGCTCACCGGCACGGTGGTGCTCGTCGCGGCCCTCACGTTCATCCCGGCGCTCGCGCTCGGGCCCATCGCGGAGGCACTCGCATGA
- the kdpF gene encoding K(+)-transporting ATPase subunit F encodes MSGAGTVANVVGGLLALGLLVYLFVALIRPEKF; translated from the coding sequence GTGAGCGGCGCGGGCACCGTGGCCAACGTCGTCGGCGGCCTGCTGGCGCTGGGCCTGCTCGTCTACCTGTTCGTCGCCTTGATCAGGCCGGAGAAATTCTGA